The proteins below come from a single Plasmodium sp. gorilla clade G2 genome assembly, chromosome: 13 genomic window:
- a CDS encoding DNA ligase I has product MNLLILVLLIKMVVCKIINYVRTDYNFMMSFLRTRKIFSHKKIYFNFKVSKNFTNNSSPNSYSDILKCFSFPKKGSKDETKQNEAFEKAEIKEEEKDSNVKRKMTSESNKNKRAKIKNESDVVKKGSLFNCVVREDEKVNDLSSPKFNPVHFNINDLYLSDKDKEKHKFKDSLLFTFLTNAFNQIEELKGSGTGSKKNVSIILSNIFRVLIYYSPNDLIPAVYITLNKVAPDYLNVEAGVGEALILKTMSEAYSRTESSIKKDLQQIEDLGIIAENCSCKMRTIFPLPRLTIQSVFNELKSIPNLIGSNSQQKKRDVIKKLLVSAKTSEAKYIVRFLQQRLRIGVNSATVVQALSYAFILTRPSIPDDIIKRGKLINENLINGNLCHTDEFEGISNPKKDESLTRSCDRNNMEGYIKGRNDDININDNIKKEQNICDNINICDNINKEQNIYDNIKKEENICDNMDSLINQIRMRNEKINKPNIFYNIEKVGDTRLIPTFFKELKKIYCEENNDVDIFECMEKSVKGALCELPNIEIIIQNLLNGDDMNTLNKKCTVKTGIPVQPMLAKPTKGVQEVLDRFNNVTFTCEYKYDGERAQIHYIDKDNIKIFSRNLETMTEKYPDVIQIIKDQIVENAKECIIDSEVVAYDIVNKKILPFQVLTTRKRKDVDIENIKVKVCLFPFDLICCNGVPVIKEPLAVRRKLLYSLLKSKDGVLSYATHSEMNNSEDIDIFLQDAIENNCEGLMVKTLIDNASYEPSRRSLNWLKVKKDYVEGLSDSVDLVPIAGYYGKGKRSGVYGAFVLAAYNSETENFQTVCKAGTGFSDEILGSLYESLSDKIIPNKKSYYEVSDKLNPDVWFDAHYVWEVKAADLSLSPVHTAAIGIYADDKGIGLRFPRFLRLREDKNAEQATTTQQIVDFYEAQFSNNKNKNIDYNDDTESE; this is encoded by the exons atgaaTTTACTAATATtagttttattaattaaaatggttgtatgtaaaattattaattatgtGAGAActgattataattttatgatgTCATTTTTAAGGACGCGAAAAATATTTagtcataaaaaaatatattttaattttaaagtTTCTAAGAATTTTACAAATAATTCATCACCTAATAGTTATAGTGATATATT aaaatGCTTCTCATTTCCAAAAAAAGGGTCAAAGGATGAGACGAAACAAAATGAAGCATTTGAAAAAGcagaaataaaagaagaagaaaaagatagTAATGTGAAAAGGAAAATGACTAGCGAAagtaacaaaaataaaagagctaaaataaaaaacgaAAGTGATGTTGTAAAGAAAGGCTCGTTATTCAATTGTGTTGTAAGAGAAGATGAAAAAGTAAATGATTTAAGCTCACCTAAATTTAATCCTgtacattttaatataaatgatttatatttatctgataaagataaagaaaaacataaatttaaagactcgttattatttacatttttaacAAATGCATTTAATCAAATAGAAGAATTAAAAGGTAGTGGAACAGgaagtaaaaaaaatgtatctattatattatctaatatatttagggttttaatatattatagtcCTAATGATTTAATTCCAGctgtatatataacattaaatAAAGTAGCTCCAGATTATTTAAATGTTGAGGCTGGTGTAGGTGAAGCCTTGATATTAAAAACGATGTCTGAGGCTTACAGTCGAACCGAGAGTAGTATAAAAAAGGATTTACAACAGATTGAAGATTTAGGAATAATAGCTGAGAATTGTTCATGTAAGATGAGAACTATATTTCCTTTACCTCGTTTAACTATTCAATCTGTTTTTAATGAATTAAAGAGTATTCCTAATCTTATTGGATCTAACTCACAACAAAAGAAAAGAGATGTAATAAAGAAATTGTTAGTAAGTGCTAAAACATCTGAGGCTAAATATATCGTAAGATTCTTACAACAACGTTTAAGAATAGGAGTAAATTCTGCAACGGTTGTTCAAGCATTGTCTTATGCTTTTATATTGACAAGACCTAGTATACCTGATGATATAATTAAGAGAGGCAAATTAATTAACGAGAATTTAATTAATGGTAATTTATGCCATACTGATGAATTTGAAGGTATTTCTAATCCGAAGAAGGATGAGTCTTTAACACGATCATGTGATAGAAACAATATGGAAGGATATATAAAAGGTAggaatgatgatataaatataaatgataatataaaaaaggaacaaaatatttgtgataatataaatatttgtgataatataaataaggaacaaaatatttatgataatataaaaaaggaagaaaatatttGTGATAATATGGATTCATTAATTAATCAGATACGTAtgagaaatgaaaaaatcaACAAAccgaatattttttataacattgaAAAGGTAGGTGATACTAGACTTATACcaacattttttaaagaattaaaaaagatatattgtgaagaaaataatgatgttGATATATTTGAATGTATGGAAAAATCAGTTAAGGGTGCTTTATGTGAATTACCAAATattgaaataataattcaaaatttattaaatggtgatgatatgaatacattaaataaaaaatgtactGTCAAGACAGGAATTCCAGTGCAACCAATGTTAGCGAAACCAACTAAAGGTGTTCAAGAAGTGTTAGATAGATTTAATAATGTTACATTTACatgtgaatataaatatgatggaGAACGAGCACAAATACATTATATAGAtaaggataatataaaaatatttagtcGAAATTTAGAAACTATGACTGAGAAATATCCAGATGTTATACAAATTATTAAAGATCAAATTGTTGAGAATGCAAAGGAATGTATTATTGATAGTGAAGTTGTTGCTTATGATATTgttaataagaaaatattaccATTCCAAGTATTAACAactagaaaaagaaaagatgtagatatagaaaatattaaagtcAAAGTATGTCTTTTTCCTTTTGATTTAATCTGTTGTAATGGTGTACCAGTAATTAAAGAACCTTTAGCTGTTAGAaggaaattattatattctttattaaaaTCAAAAGATGGTGTGTTATCATATGCTACACATTCTGAAATGAATAATAGTGAAGATATTGATATCTTTTTACAAGATgctatagaaaataattgtGAAGGTTTAATGGTTAAAACTTTAATAGACAATGCATCATATGAACCATCGAGGAGATCATTAAACTGGTTAAAAGTTAAAAAAGATTATGTTGAAGGTCTTTCAGATTCAGTTGATTTAGTTCCTATTGCTGGTTATTATGGAAAAGGTAAAAGAAGTGGTGTATATGGAGCTTTTGTTCTAGCAGCTTATAATTCTGAGACTGAAAATTTTCAAACAGTTTGTAAAGCAGGTACAGGTTTTAGTGATGAAATATTAGGATCATTATATGAATCATTAAGTGATAAAATAATaccaaataaaaaatcatattATGAAGTATCTGATAAATTAAATCCTGATGTATGGTTTGATGCTCACTATGTATGGGAAGTTAAAGCAGCAGATTTATCTTTATCACCAGTACATACAGCTGCTATTGGTATATATGCTGATGATAAAGGTATTGGTTTAAGGTTCCCGAGATTTTTACGATTAAGAGAAGATAAAAATGCAGAACAAGCAACAACTACACAGCAAATTGTCGATTTTTATGAGGCTCAatttagtaataataaaaataaaaatattgattataatgatgatacaGAGagtgaataa
- a CDS encoding CorA-like Mg2+ transporter protein, putative encodes MSFESFVLKDEKKTSKKNYDYDEIDLNDDEDDIIDNKSFDKNNYSYNIKNRLFKHYKKVHENGDCISRKENSLNSSTFMNREKSSINEENDPKNKLRCSLCHKNESKIKLEGIMNENDYLIQINKLRRHVIIEIFGGKCFIREYLCTEFLRRIKHCCHINYVKYNVGLINYRDCKQLLADNNNIASIEARLNSILVSLPPLTCVILHSSVFLVVKEDLIRDDLIKKLCSVSKKFINSYKPDMKKAEQRPFEFCALECIFSSALEHLNAEMKLLNKDFADIKFSLKVTKYQDILSNLHNLKEPTNILINKINSFIKAFHDVSENHIDLKKMELTRCYFNPNINEEDNNNNNNKEHPNQDLEMLFEYFDQELTQLHDQVKHLYDLMLNLENKIISDLSLSRNNLIRMDIVISLINSGFGIGTLITGVFGMNLKIRLEDHDYAFIYVTGLVIFLCLMTVVMSVYFFKCIRL; translated from the exons atgtCTTTTGAATCGTTTGTTTTAAAAGATGAGAAGAAGACATCAAAGAAGAATTATGATTACGATGAAATAGATTtgaatgatgatgaagatgatattatagataataaaagttttgataagaataattattcttataatataaagaatcgTTTATTTAAACATTATAAGAAGGTACATGAGAATGGTGATTGTATATCAAGAAAAGAGAATTCTCTGAACAGCTCTACTTTTATGAATAGAGAGAAGAGTTCTATAAATGAAGAGAATGATCCAAAGAATAAATTAAGATGTTCTTTATGTCATAAGAATGAatctaaaataaaattagaaGGTATAATGAATGAGAATGATTAtttaattcaaataaataaattaagaaGGCATGTAATAATTGAGATATTTGGAGGTAAATGTTTTATTAGAGAATATTTATGTACTGAATTTTTAAGAAGAATAAAACATTGTtgtcatataaattatgtaaaatataatgtgggtttaataaattatcgTGATTGTAAACAATTATTAgctgataataataatatagctAGTATAGAAGCTCGTTTAAATTCTATATTAGTTTCTTTACCACCTTTAACTTGTGTTATATTACATTCAAGTGTTTTTTTAGTTGTAAAAGAAGATTTAATAAGAgatgatttaataaaaaaattatgttcaGTGTCTAAAAAATTTATCAATTCTTATAAACCTGATATGAAAAAAGCAGAACAAAGACCATTTGAGTTTTGTGCACTAGAATGTATTTTTTCAAGTGCCTTAGAACATTTAAATGCAgaaatgaaattattaaataaagattTTGCTGatattaaattttctttaaaaGTAACTAAATATCAAGATATTTTAAGTAATTtacataatttaaaagaaccTACAAATATACTTatcaataaaattaattcttttattaaaGCTTTTCATGATGTATCAGAAAATCATatagatttaaaaaaaatggaattaACAAGATGTTATTTTAATCCTAATATTAATGaggaagataataataataataacaataaagaGCATCCTAATCAGGATTTAGAAATGTTATTTGAATATTTCGATCAAGAATTGACTCAGTTACATGATCAAGTTAAACACTTATATGATTTAATGTTAAATCTGgagaataaaattatatcagATTTGTCATTGTCGAGAAATAATTTGATAAGAATGGATATAGTTATAAGTTTGATTAATTCGGGATTTGGTATAGGAACCTTAATAACAG GAGTTTTTGGTATGAACTTAAAAATACGTCTGGAGGATCACGACTATGCATTTATTTACGTCACCGGccttgtaatatttttatgtttaatgACTGTAGTTATGTCTGTTTACTTTTTTAAGTGTATACgtctttaa
- a CDS encoding small heat shock protein, putative, producing the protein MSENNLSKDNNKNKRNEALENPGMLDTFFESMYDHMNRLDQYHSDMNRMMNSLRGYYMNNDFFRLFPNRRSLADYDINHNRNNDLLISKPFSSMFRRDGYSNIPPMDVLDKEKHLEIKMDVPGLNKEDVQINLDNRKLEISGEFKKSHEQKDEQQRYYIKERCESSFYRSFTLPENVLEDDIKATFKDGVLKIDIPKKDIPDKKKKKIEID; encoded by the coding sequence ATGAGCGAGAATAATTTAAGCaaggataataataagaacaaAAGGAATGAGGCATTAGAAAATCCTGGTATGTTAGATACTTTTTTTGAAAGTATGTATGATCATATGAATCGTCTTGATCAATATCATAGTGATATGAATAGAATGATGAATTCTTTAAGAggttattatatgaataatgattTTTTTAGATTATTTCCTAATAGAAGATCATTAGCAGATTATGATATTAATCATAATAGaaataatgatttattaatatctaAACCTTTTTCATCTATGTTTAGAAGAGATGGATATTCGAATATTCCTCCAATGGATGTTCTTGACAAAGAAAAACATcttgaaataaaaatggaCGTTCCAGgtttaaataaagaagatgTACAAATCAATTTAGATAATAGAAAATTAGAAATAAGTggagaatttaaaaaatctcATGAACAGAAAGATGAACAACAAAGATATTATATCAAGGAAAGATGTGAATCATCATTTTATAGATCATTTACATTACCAGAAAATGTTTTAGAAGATGATATTAAAGCTACATTCAAGGATGGAGTTCTTAAAATAGACATAccaaaaaaagatataccagacaagaaaaaaaaaaaaatagaaatagaTTAA
- a CDS encoding cyclin produces MMNDIVLINKKKTPSEEKNIDKSDEIKLRIYGCQLLQEAGIILKLKAVTIVTSQVLFHRFYFKKSFTDFDVNIIAPSALYLSCKLEEDFCRIYKIINTFHFLCKYENIKSKHLYFDIKNLNMEHFRINMESEEYKNMKVDIYTYELLILKEIGFLVHKINQHPHSFLLPYIYSLFNNLNTIDKDLTKNLAQISWGFLNDSMRTTLCCEYQPRCIAVASIFLAAYKLNIPLMKNTNWFKLFDVDYEDIKKICIRILELYKIGRCHYIDVVVKKK; encoded by the exons atgatGAATGACATAGTTttaattaacaaaaaaaaaactccaagtgaagaaaaaaatattgataaaaGTGATGAAATTAAATTGAGAATTTATGGATGTCAATTATTACAAGAAGCTGGCATTATTTTAAAACTAAAGGCAGTAACTATTGTAACAAGCCAAGTTTTGTTCCAtcgtttttattttaaaaagtcCTTTACCGATTTTGACGTCaat ATTATTGCTCCTTCAGCATTATATTTATCGTGCAAACTGGAAGAAGATTTTTGTCgtatttacaaaattattaatacttttcattttttatgtaaatatgagaatataaaaagtaaacacctttattttgatataaaaaatttgaacATGGAACATTTCAGAATAAATATGGAATCagaa gaatataaaaatatgaaagtagatatttatacatatgaaCTCCTCATACTAAAAGAAATAGGATTTCTTGTTCATAAAATAAACCAACACCCTCATTCATTTCTTTtaccatatatttattcccTCTTTAACAATTTAAATACAATTGATAAGGatttaacaaaaaatttaGCACAAATATCTTGGGGATTTTTAAATGACAG tatGAGAACAACCTTATGTTGTGAATATCAACCACGGTGTATAGCTGTTGCAAGTATATTCTTAGCTGCATATAAACTTAATATACCCTTAATGAAA aatacCAATTGgtttaaattatttgatgTAGATTATGAGGATATCAAGAAAATATGCATTAGAATATTGGAGCTTTACAAAATag GACGATGCCATTATATAGACGTCGTGGttaagaagaaataa
- a CDS encoding DNA-directed RNA polymerase 2, putative, with product MSVPTLSNKPETVDLLVLAPGEKKVTCTISDKGDCNIFVIKLEDHTIGNLIKIQLCQDPKVLFAAYRQPHPLQNAIEITIKPKGYAGVKLLSDNVNNILSQVATLKENFAKKIQKYKESNSYYEDY from the exons atgtcTGTACCAACATTATCAAACAAACCTGAAACTGTCGATTTGCTAGTATTAGCCCCAGgagaaaaaaa agtAACATGTACAATATCAGATAAAGGAGATTGTAACATCTTTGTGATAAAATTGGAAGATCACACTATAGGGAATTTAatcaaaat ACAACTGTGTCAAGACCCTAAGGTTCTTTTTGCTGCTTATAGACAACCACACCCTCTTCAAAATGCCATAGAAATTACAATTAAACCTAAGGGTTATGCAGGTGTGAAATTACTGTCagataatgtaaataatatattatcacaaGTTGCCACactaaaagaaaattttgcg aaaaaaattcaaaaatataaggAAAGCAATTCTTACTATGAAGATTACTGA